A single window of Ktedonobacteraceae bacterium DNA harbors:
- a CDS encoding amidohydrolase family protein: protein MVIAITNGTLIDGRGGDPQTGMTIVIDGEHISALGRQGQVHIPREATVIDANGGSILPALIDTHVHFTMEYPDVLRGLLTPPSLRLLQTIPRMRATLEAGVTTVRDAAGSPAGLKMAVERGIVAGPRMQVAITLISQTGGHGDGFYPCCVDIGFFGGSFTDIPRGVADGIEEIRKTVREVLRAGADWIKLATTGGVLSTADAPTSSQLTVEEIATAVYEAAAQEKRCMAHAQGTQGIKNALLGGVVSIEHGVYLDDELIDLMLEKDAYLVPTLVAPLAVVEYAREHPDLLPPMMAAKAVSVVEAHQRSFRRAVEAGVKIAMGTDSGVGRHGENGRELQLMVENGMTPMQAIQASTSSAARLLRLDEHLGTLEVGKLADVIIVDGNVLDDISRIADPANVKLVLKAGRAAKNLLDANVPALAGTW, encoded by the coding sequence ATGGTAATTGCGATTACAAACGGCACGCTTATCGATGGGCGCGGTGGTGATCCCCAAACCGGGATGACGATAGTGATTGATGGAGAGCATATTTCCGCGCTCGGTCGCCAGGGACAGGTGCATATCCCACGCGAAGCGACGGTGATTGATGCCAATGGAGGAAGCATCTTGCCTGCTCTCATCGATACCCATGTTCACTTTACTATGGAGTATCCTGATGTGTTGCGTGGGCTTCTGACGCCCCCTTCGCTGCGCCTGCTCCAGACGATCCCACGCATGCGCGCTACATTGGAGGCAGGCGTCACCACTGTAAGGGATGCGGCAGGCTCGCCCGCGGGCCTGAAGATGGCCGTCGAGCGAGGCATCGTCGCGGGGCCACGCATGCAGGTTGCAATCACCTTGATCTCGCAGACAGGAGGGCATGGAGATGGCTTCTATCCCTGCTGCGTGGATATCGGTTTCTTCGGTGGCAGCTTCACCGATATCCCCAGAGGTGTAGCCGATGGCATCGAGGAAATACGCAAAACGGTGCGCGAGGTGCTGCGAGCAGGGGCAGACTGGATTAAACTGGCAACCACAGGCGGCGTACTTTCCACCGCGGATGCTCCTACATCCTCGCAACTGACGGTCGAGGAAATCGCGACGGCAGTTTATGAGGCAGCTGCGCAGGAGAAACGTTGTATGGCTCACGCGCAGGGAACCCAGGGCATCAAAAACGCCTTGCTGGGCGGGGTTGTCTCTATCGAACACGGCGTCTACCTGGACGATGAATTGATCGATCTGATGCTGGAGAAAGATGCTTACCTGGTACCGACGCTCGTAGCTCCTCTCGCCGTTGTAGAGTACGCGCGCGAGCATCCTGACCTGCTCCCACCAATGATGGCAGCCAAGGCTGTATCTGTAGTGGAGGCGCACCAGCGAAGTTTCCGCCGCGCGGTCGAGGCAGGGGTAAAAATAGCGATGGGAACCGATTCCGGTGTAGGGCGGCATGGCGAAAATGGCCGCGAGCTGCAGCTGATGGTTGAAAACGGCATGACTCCTATGCAGGCAATCCAGGCCAGCACGTCAAGCGCGGCCCGCCTGTTACGCTTAGACGAACATCTGGGCACGCTTGAAGTAGGAAAGCTCGCCGATGTAATCATCGTGGACGGAAACGTGCTGGACGATATCAGCAGGATAGCCGACCCTGCCAATGTAAAACTGGTACTCAAAGCAGGACGAGCAGCAAAAAATCTGCTCGATGCGAATGTGCCCGCGCTGGCCGGAACCTGGTGA
- a CDS encoding PLDc N-terminal domain-containing protein, whose amino-acid sequence MSGNRGCLFNSILFLIIVFVPLLGHIIATIMVLEDGHSPSATILWLAVIWLIPFLGAFLYLLFGQRRSHVMFGQPSYSYSQPPYQQQQWP is encoded by the coding sequence ATGTCGGGAAATCGCGGTTGCTTATTCAATTCAATACTGTTTTTGATCATCGTCTTTGTGCCGTTGCTTGGTCATATCATTGCCACCATTATGGTGCTTGAAGATGGTCATTCACCTTCCGCTACTATTCTCTGGCTGGCCGTCATCTGGCTGATCCCATTCTTAGGCGCCTTCCTGTACCTGCTTTTTGGCCAGCGACGATCACATGTCATGTTCGGCCAACCCAGCTACAGCTATAGCCAGCCGCCGTACCAGCAACAACAGTGGCCTTAA
- a CDS encoding MSMEG_6728 family protein yields the protein MQTFLPYPEFEDVAQVLDYRRLGKQRVEGVQIINILSTPDYVGAWAHHPAVKMWRGYENALKQYVNVMIRAWKERGFRNTLPYYEVSSHEIVYPWWLGDPRLHDSHKSNLLRKDFAYYRQFGWDVPDDLPYFWPVQ from the coding sequence ATGCAGACATTTCTTCCCTATCCTGAGTTCGAGGATGTGGCGCAGGTGCTCGACTATCGCCGGCTGGGCAAGCAGCGAGTCGAGGGGGTTCAGATCATCAATATCCTGTCTACACCAGACTACGTGGGAGCCTGGGCGCATCATCCCGCCGTGAAGATGTGGCGCGGCTATGAAAATGCCCTGAAACAGTATGTAAATGTCATGATTCGCGCGTGGAAGGAACGCGGGTTCCGCAATACTTTGCCCTATTATGAAGTGTCCTCACATGAGATCGTGTATCCATGGTGGCTGGGGGATCCCCGCCTGCACGATTCGCACAAATCGAACCTTTTGCGAAAAGACTTCGCGTACTACCGCCAGTTTGGTTGGGATGTGCCTGATGATTTGCCTTATTTCTGGCCGGTGCAGTAG
- a CDS encoding zinc ribbon domain-containing protein has translation MSQLPGRPCPTCGTHVPAGQRFCSNCGTAMEVQQPGSQHGGPPPQNFPPASPVPPYAQAPAGQQQQYQQYQQYQQPQKSSPIAEALGALGLLFFLRRFRPGYRPRRQSNGCCGCLVLLVILLVVVGIPGYFYYKGHPNVINQIQNQTQSSNNSVSNGSASKTPTTSPRIITANINQQVTYAGVNITIESVQQSTAFADDNSATSGVIRVKVREVNNSGQDVVYFFHDFAQLILPDKSSVAPVNALQGGGIQNGITRENWIDFAVPTNDKIDQLTLILGTNQEAQIVIPLTGHANLSAFQTKTVNLNKPISYNHLNYTLQSATETLSIAGKQATTGMRYIILAFKVDNPSSNNLDAGSVSDYMRLMVGGITNSPMSTTLPVFVNANTTGTTGTVTFLMPANNSAYTLIFLATQGYSNVQVNTDFTIQ, from the coding sequence ATGTCACAGCTTCCGGGGCGTCCTTGTCCAACATGCGGCACGCATGTTCCTGCCGGACAGCGTTTTTGTAGCAACTGTGGAACCGCGATGGAGGTTCAACAACCAGGCAGTCAGCACGGTGGGCCGCCGCCACAGAATTTTCCCCCGGCCTCACCCGTTCCACCCTACGCGCAAGCACCCGCCGGTCAACAACAGCAGTACCAGCAATATCAACAATACCAGCAGCCGCAAAAGTCCAGTCCTATCGCAGAGGCCCTTGGCGCATTAGGTCTCTTATTCTTCCTGCGGCGTTTCCGACCAGGTTACCGGCCACGGCGGCAAAGCAACGGCTGCTGCGGCTGCCTTGTCCTGCTGGTCATCCTGCTGGTCGTGGTAGGTATTCCTGGATACTTCTACTATAAAGGCCATCCTAACGTCATCAACCAGATTCAGAACCAGACTCAGAGTTCAAACAACAGCGTTAGTAATGGTAGCGCGAGCAAGACGCCAACGACCTCACCGCGTATTATAACCGCCAACATCAATCAGCAGGTAACCTATGCGGGCGTCAATATCACCATCGAATCGGTGCAACAATCAACCGCCTTTGCTGATGATAACAGCGCGACGAGTGGGGTAATTCGTGTCAAAGTCAGAGAGGTGAACAACAGCGGGCAGGATGTTGTCTACTTCTTCCACGACTTTGCTCAACTAATTTTGCCGGATAAGAGCAGCGTCGCGCCGGTCAACGCGTTACAGGGAGGTGGAATTCAAAACGGGATCACGCGCGAAAACTGGATAGATTTTGCCGTGCCGACCAACGACAAAATCGACCAGCTGACGCTGATCTTAGGAACCAATCAAGAAGCCCAGATCGTCATTCCATTAACGGGCCACGCCAATCTGAGCGCATTCCAGACCAAAACGGTCAATCTCAATAAACCCATCAGCTACAATCATCTGAACTATACATTGCAGTCCGCGACCGAGACGTTGAGTATCGCCGGCAAGCAGGCCACTACGGGCATGCGCTACATTATTCTCGCGTTCAAAGTGGACAACCCCAGTTCCAACAATCTGGACGCTGGTTCGGTGAGTGACTATATGCGCCTGATGGTCGGCGGGATCACGAATTCGCCGATGAGTACTACCCTGCCAGTCTTTGTAAACGCAAATACGACCGGCACAACCGGAACTGTCACCTTCCTGATGCCGGCGAACAACAGCGCGTATACATTGATCTTTCTTGCAACCCAGGGCTATTCGAATGTGCAGGTGAATACCGATTTTACGATACAGTAG
- a CDS encoding protein DA1, whose protein sequence is MSINRSPQLICKGCGRPVYGGYLNALGAVWHPEHFVCAGCGRPITGASFQEHEGAPYHNACYLNLIAPRCAYCGKPLMGQYLVSDGKTYHEECYRNNVVPRCAYCGKPLMGEYLIDHWGTKYCEEHQRQYPSCAFCGRLVPPQQQKHLPSGGQEIRCPICDSTAIDTIEQARPFYQKAKQWVSSQGLTYNNLPLSLELCDRDRLSALLQSRAEPHSLGVTLSSIHTQNGYALQTRVDGIAVLRGMPSTLFQGVTIHELGHAWLAVHNIRPLPLWAEEGFCELLSYRYYMNLDTDESRYHAHNIEQNPSPIYGDGFRRIRTLADTMGFQRFVETLRTTKHLPSA, encoded by the coding sequence ATGAGTATCAATAGATCACCGCAACTTATCTGTAAAGGATGTGGGCGGCCTGTTTATGGAGGCTATCTCAATGCTCTTGGAGCGGTCTGGCATCCAGAGCATTTTGTCTGTGCCGGCTGTGGCAGGCCGATCACCGGCGCGAGTTTCCAGGAACACGAGGGCGCGCCCTATCATAATGCCTGTTATCTCAATCTGATAGCGCCTCGCTGCGCGTACTGCGGCAAGCCTCTTATGGGGCAATACCTGGTTTCAGACGGCAAGACCTATCACGAGGAATGCTACCGGAATAACGTAGTGCCCCGCTGCGCGTACTGCGGTAAGCCACTGATGGGTGAATACCTGATTGATCACTGGGGTACTAAATATTGTGAAGAGCACCAGCGCCAGTATCCATCCTGCGCTTTCTGCGGCCGATTGGTGCCGCCCCAGCAGCAGAAGCATCTTCCCAGTGGTGGCCAGGAGATACGCTGTCCCATCTGTGATTCCACTGCCATTGATACAATCGAACAGGCCAGGCCTTTTTACCAAAAGGCGAAGCAATGGGTGAGTAGCCAGGGACTCACATACAATAATCTTCCTCTTAGCCTCGAGTTGTGTGATCGTGATAGGCTGTCAGCATTACTACAGAGCCGTGCCGAACCCCATTCCCTGGGGGTCACATTGAGTTCGATCCACACGCAGAATGGGTATGCCTTACAAACCAGGGTCGATGGCATTGCCGTGCTGCGGGGCATGCCATCCACATTGTTCCAGGGGGTTACCATCCATGAACTGGGACATGCCTGGCTTGCTGTTCATAATATCCGGCCCTTGCCGCTATGGGCCGAAGAGGGCTTCTGCGAACTGCTCTCCTATCGCTATTACATGAATCTGGATACGGACGAGAGCCGTTACCACGCGCATAATATCGAACAAAACCCCAGCCCCATCTATGGAGATGGTTTCCGCCGTATCCGCACCCTGGCCGATACCATGGGCTTCCAACGCTTTGTAGAAACCCTGCGCACGACGAAACACCTGCCATCAGCCTGA
- a CDS encoding DinB family protein, giving the protein MREIQAEPLWKSALWQQFGAAIDTLESAVLACPGELWNGQLWSDYSDHPLPPESAAFWYIAYHTLFWLDLYLTGSIEDFAPPRPFTLDELDPAGKYPERPYTRDELHAYLVYLRKKCHATIAGLSDEKARQQVNFPWARGKQVSFFELLLYTMRHVQEHAAQLNLFLGQHAIAGTTDWVSRAKAGASSE; this is encoded by the coding sequence ATGAGAGAAATTCAGGCGGAACCTTTGTGGAAGAGTGCCCTCTGGCAGCAGTTCGGCGCGGCGATTGACACGCTCGAAAGCGCGGTACTCGCATGTCCCGGCGAGCTTTGGAATGGGCAACTCTGGAGCGACTACTCAGACCACCCTCTGCCGCCCGAATCCGCGGCATTCTGGTACATCGCATATCACACCCTCTTCTGGCTTGACCTATATCTGACCGGCTCGATTGAAGATTTCGCTCCTCCCCGGCCTTTCACGCTGGATGAGCTTGACCCGGCAGGTAAATATCCCGAACGTCCCTATACCAGGGATGAGTTACACGCCTATCTGGTGTATCTACGCAAGAAGTGCCATGCAACGATTGCAGGCCTGTCAGACGAGAAAGCCCGCCAGCAGGTCAATTTTCCCTGGGCGCGCGGAAAACAGGTCAGCTTTTTTGAACTTCTCTTGTACACCATGCGCCACGTGCAGGAACACGCGGCCCAGCTGAATCTGTTTTTGGGACAGCATGCCATTGCCGGAACCACTGATTGGGTCAGCCGTGCCAAAGCTGGTGCGAGCAGTGAGTAG
- a CDS encoding FMN-binding negative transcriptional regulator, translated as MYIPKAFREDDLEKLHKLMQEYSFAALVTQQDGVPVATHLPFLLDMERGQYGTLMAHMARANPQWRTFNSGQEALVIFQGPHAYISPSWYEVELSVPTWNYAAVHAYGVPRIIDDKATLYDLLKALIERHEAQFEKPWDFQLPEDYLQKMMQGTVGFEIEITRLEGKFKMSQNRSASEQQRVIAALRESQDVSNVQVAELMSEIFG; from the coding sequence ATGTATATCCCCAAAGCCTTCCGCGAGGATGACCTGGAAAAGCTGCATAAGCTCATGCAAGAATACAGCTTTGCTGCCCTCGTGACGCAGCAGGATGGTGTGCCCGTCGCAACCCACCTGCCCTTTCTACTGGATATGGAGCGCGGTCAATATGGAACATTGATGGCCCATATGGCCCGGGCTAACCCTCAATGGCGAACGTTTAACAGTGGGCAGGAGGCATTGGTGATCTTCCAGGGGCCGCATGCCTACATCTCGCCTTCCTGGTATGAGGTCGAACTGAGCGTGCCAACCTGGAACTACGCGGCCGTACATGCCTATGGCGTCCCAAGAATTATTGATGATAAGGCGACATTATATGATCTCTTAAAAGCGCTCATTGAGAGGCACGAGGCTCAGTTTGAGAAGCCGTGGGACTTCCAACTGCCGGAAGATTACCTGCAAAAGATGATGCAGGGAACCGTTGGCTTTGAAATCGAGATCACTCGCCTTGAAGGGAAATTCAAAATGAGCCAGAATCGCTCTGCCAGCGAACAGCAACGGGTGATAGCCGCTTTAAGAGAAAGTCAGGATGTATCCAACGTTCAAGTGGCAGAATTAATGAGCGAAATTTTTGGCTAA
- a CDS encoding TIGR03668 family PPOX class F420-dependent oxidoreductase, whose product MSNRTTLREAEIAFMQAHKVARLATADADGHPHLVPVCYAFDGRRFYTPLDEKPKRVDESKLRRVRNIVARHEASLLIDHYDDADWSQLGYVLVHGRAELIAPEDAGHTEAIRLLRDRYAQYRTMKLETSTVIAITPESIVSWGNI is encoded by the coding sequence ATGTCCAATCGCACTACGCTAAGGGAAGCCGAGATAGCATTCATGCAGGCGCACAAGGTCGCGCGGCTGGCTACCGCCGATGCCGACGGTCATCCTCACCTCGTACCCGTTTGCTATGCCTTTGACGGCAGGCGCTTTTACACACCGCTAGATGAGAAACCCAAGCGTGTAGACGAGAGCAAGCTACGTCGTGTGCGCAACATCGTAGCGCGACACGAGGCTTCGCTGCTGATCGATCACTACGATGACGCGGATTGGTCGCAGCTGGGCTACGTACTGGTGCATGGACGCGCGGAGTTGATCGCGCCGGAAGATGCGGGTCACACAGAGGCAATTCGCCTCTTACGCGACCGCTACGCACAATACAGAACAATGAAGCTGGAAACGAGTACGGTGATTGCGATTACGCCGGAGAGCATCGTATCGTGGGGCAATATTTGA
- a CDS encoding FAD-dependent oxidoreductase, with translation MSPDAQSNIKLYGTNWCSDCKRSKKFLGEQRVHYDFINIEEDNEGQAFVQQVQNGGLTIPTIVFGDGSILIEPTNAELATKLGLETRAKCEFYDLIIVGGGPTALTAAIYGARDGFDVLVIERSGLGGQAGITERLDNYPGFPEGVTGAEFAERIIEQARRYGVELLSAQNVVQVGNDLDAHFVTTESGHTYRANAVLLATGSTYKRLGVPGEDDYIGAGVHFCATCDGPFYKGREVAVIGGGNSAVEEAAFLTRFCPKVTILARGSQLNANKIAVDKALTSPEMEVRFNTEVIEFKGENNHLTTVVTKNNQTGEIQELHVPGAFVFIGLSPNSEPFQDVARLDSQRFILTGIDFQTSTEGIFAAGDVRSGSTKQLVSAAGEGAAAALAIREHLKGHDARSMEAALAGNMASS, from the coding sequence GTGTCTCCTGACGCTCAAAGCAACATCAAATTGTACGGCACCAACTGGTGCAGCGATTGCAAGCGCAGCAAAAAATTTCTGGGCGAGCAACGCGTCCACTATGATTTTATCAACATTGAGGAAGATAACGAAGGTCAGGCTTTTGTGCAGCAGGTACAGAACGGTGGCCTGACCATTCCCACCATTGTTTTTGGGGATGGCTCGATCCTCATCGAGCCAACAAATGCCGAACTGGCGACGAAATTGGGGCTCGAAACGCGCGCGAAATGCGAATTCTATGACCTGATTATCGTAGGTGGCGGTCCCACTGCGCTCACCGCCGCTATCTATGGCGCGCGCGATGGCTTCGACGTGCTGGTTATCGAGCGCAGCGGCCTGGGCGGTCAGGCCGGCATCACCGAGCGCCTGGATAATTACCCCGGCTTTCCTGAAGGTGTTACGGGCGCCGAGTTCGCCGAACGCATTATTGAACAGGCCAGGCGCTATGGTGTGGAGTTGCTTTCGGCGCAGAACGTGGTGCAGGTGGGCAACGATCTGGATGCCCATTTTGTTACCACCGAGTCCGGCCATACCTATCGTGCCAACGCCGTCTTACTCGCCACCGGTTCAACCTACAAGCGCCTCGGCGTGCCCGGCGAAGATGATTACATCGGCGCGGGCGTGCATTTCTGTGCGACCTGCGATGGCCCATTTTACAAGGGGCGCGAAGTAGCCGTGATTGGTGGTGGCAATAGCGCCGTCGAGGAAGCCGCATTCCTGACGCGCTTCTGTCCAAAAGTTACCATTCTGGCGCGTGGCTCCCAGCTAAATGCCAACAAAATTGCCGTGGATAAAGCTCTCACTTCGCCCGAAATGGAGGTGCGCTTCAATACTGAGGTGATCGAATTCAAGGGCGAAAATAATCACCTGACAACGGTCGTGACCAAAAATAACCAGACGGGTGAGATACAGGAACTACATGTTCCGGGCGCCTTCGTCTTTATCGGCTTATCACCGAACAGCGAACCATTTCAGGATGTAGCCAGGCTCGATAGCCAGCGTTTCATTCTGACCGGTATCGATTTCCAGACCAGTACGGAGGGCATTTTTGCCGCCGGCGATGTACGTTCAGGCAGCACCAAGCAGCTTGTCAGCGCGGCCGGTGAGGGTGCGGCAGCTGCGCTTGCCATCCGCGAGCATTTAAAAGGGCATGATGCGCGGTCGATGGAGGCGGCGCTGGCAGGAAATATGGCTTCTTCGTAG
- a CDS encoding glycine betaine ABC transporter substrate-binding protein, whose amino-acid sequence MVFFTRSLRAKSLILLALVLSLTLAACGGSSNTGGGSNTPAKVPITVGSKLDTEAQLLGEMYVLLLQKAGYTVNPKLALGQTPTVFAAIQSGAIDLYPEFTATGLNLLHDQSSFDPMKDYQTVKAGFEQQYHITWLDYAPLNDGYALCTSQARSQQLGVTTLSQLAPKVPQLTLATQSDGIPFFDDLKATYGFSSSSFKALKKVDYSIGFAAVKSGAADVTECYTTDGSVTSQNFIFLQDDKHGFPEFHPAPIVRDSVLQSDPGIKNALNPLAPDLTTDVSIMLQQQVASKTASGISKSEAIKQVAMAFLQSKGLL is encoded by the coding sequence ATGGTTTTTTTCACACGTTCATTGCGAGCAAAGTCTTTGATATTGCTCGCCCTTGTCCTCTCGTTGACTCTAGCGGCCTGTGGTGGTTCCTCAAATACTGGAGGAGGCTCCAATACACCGGCGAAGGTACCGATAACGGTTGGGAGTAAACTGGATACAGAAGCCCAGCTGTTGGGCGAGATGTACGTTTTGCTGCTACAGAAGGCTGGTTATACTGTCAATCCAAAATTAGCATTGGGGCAGACGCCAACTGTATTTGCCGCCATACAGAGCGGGGCAATTGATCTCTACCCCGAATTTACCGCAACCGGGTTGAATCTCCTGCACGATCAATCATCTTTCGATCCAATGAAAGATTACCAGACGGTCAAAGCAGGCTTCGAGCAGCAATATCACATTACGTGGCTCGATTACGCGCCATTGAATGATGGGTATGCTCTCTGTACTTCACAGGCCCGATCTCAGCAGCTTGGAGTCACCACCCTTTCGCAGCTAGCTCCAAAGGTACCACAGTTGACGCTGGCGACGCAAAGCGATGGAATACCTTTCTTTGACGATCTCAAAGCTACCTATGGCTTTAGTTCAAGTAGCTTTAAAGCGCTGAAGAAAGTTGACTACTCGATTGGTTTTGCCGCGGTGAAGAGCGGGGCTGCAGATGTGACCGAGTGCTATACGACCGATGGATCTGTCACGTCACAAAACTTCATCTTCCTGCAGGATGATAAACATGGCTTCCCCGAATTCCATCCGGCCCCTATTGTGCGTGACTCGGTATTGCAAAGCGACCCTGGCATTAAGAATGCACTCAATCCTCTGGCCCCCGATTTGACGACCGATGTGAGCATCATGTTGCAGCAGCAGGTGGCCTCAAAGACGGCGTCTGGCATTTCCAAGAGCGAGGCTATTAAGCAGGTGGCAATGGCTTTCCTGCAAAGTAAGGGATTGTTGTAG
- a CDS encoding ABC transporter permease, with protein sequence MDYINFITNPQNNYVGETVEYLKLCGFSIVVAIIIGVLLGAAVSRNPFLSFLAVNLSGLMRAIPIIAVLIAFVAPFGLGFEPSVIALIILGIPPILLNTYTGIRGVDPAMIDAARGMGMTRLQIATRIQAPIVLPVVAAGIRTSAVQIVATATLAAFIGAGGFGDYIVEGINLFNYTELIVGAVSVAVLAILIEVFMSWLQRVLTPEGLKVQEQAAVVKA encoded by the coding sequence ATGGATTACATCAACTTCATCACGAATCCACAGAATAATTATGTGGGAGAGACCGTCGAATATCTCAAATTGTGCGGCTTTTCGATTGTGGTGGCAATTATCATAGGCGTGTTGCTTGGAGCTGCTGTTTCCCGCAATCCTTTCCTCTCCTTCCTTGCGGTCAACTTGAGCGGGCTGATGCGCGCCATTCCTATCATCGCGGTTTTGATAGCATTTGTGGCGCCATTTGGTCTTGGCTTTGAGCCTTCCGTCATCGCGTTGATCATACTGGGGATTCCACCTATCCTGCTCAACACTTATACGGGCATTCGTGGAGTCGATCCGGCGATGATTGATGCGGCCAGGGGAATGGGAATGACGAGATTGCAGATTGCCACCCGCATTCAAGCCCCCATTGTCCTGCCGGTTGTTGCGGCAGGTATCCGCACCTCGGCAGTTCAGATTGTCGCTACGGCAACGCTGGCGGCCTTCATCGGCGCGGGTGGATTTGGAGACTACATCGTTGAGGGGATTAACCTTTTCAACTATACCGAACTGATCGTTGGCGCAGTCTCCGTGGCTGTGCTGGCCATATTGATAGAGGTATTTATGAGCTGGCTGCAGCGCGTCTTGACTCCTGAGGGCCTTAAAGTGCAGGAGCAGGCAGCGGTGGTCAAGGCATAA
- a CDS encoding ABC transporter permease, translated as MNFILQPANYDLSDPESIPNLFLAHLELVVIVMLISLIIAIPLGIVVARYRRLYLPVVTASGILYTIPSLAAFALLIPITKLTPATAIIPLVLYNQLALIRNTAAGVNGVDPLLLEVGRAMGMKSWQVLLRVTLPLALPVIVAGVRIATVTTIGIASLASLVGQRSLGDLIFQSLATGAAGDLNTVYGGAILIAIFAIAADLLLLGLQTALNRGRSALSVA; from the coding sequence ATGAATTTTATCCTGCAGCCCGCGAACTACGATTTGAGCGATCCAGAGAGCATACCGAACCTGTTTCTTGCGCACCTGGAACTGGTTGTAATCGTCATGCTCATCTCGCTCATTATCGCTATTCCCCTTGGGATAGTGGTAGCGCGCTATCGCCGGCTCTATCTTCCGGTGGTAACGGCATCGGGCATATTGTATACCATTCCCAGCCTGGCGGCTTTTGCGCTGCTCATCCCAATTACGAAATTGACGCCTGCAACTGCTATCATTCCCCTGGTCCTCTATAACCAGCTGGCGTTAATTCGCAATACCGCCGCCGGCGTAAACGGTGTCGATCCTCTGCTCCTTGAAGTAGGGCGAGCGATGGGCATGAAATCGTGGCAGGTGCTTTTGCGCGTGACACTGCCACTGGCGCTGCCTGTGATTGTGGCAGGAGTTCGCATCGCGACGGTGACTACCATAGGTATAGCGTCGCTGGCATCACTGGTAGGCCAGAGAAGTTTGGGAGATTTGATTTTTCAGAGCCTTGCTACAGGCGCGGCGGGCGATCTCAATACGGTTTACGGAGGGGCTATTTTAATCGCCATCTTCGCGATAGCCGCCGATCTGCTTTTACTGGGGTTGCAAACAGCGCTCAATCGCGGGCGTAGTGCGTTGTCCGTCGCGTAG
- a CDS encoding ABC transporter ATP-binding protein — protein MAKIVFHEITKQFKGTSKPAVDKVSFEVPEGKTCMLVGTSGSGKTTLLRMVNRLIEPTAGEIIIDGKNVLEENPIELRRRIGYVIQQVGLFPHMNIAENIRVTAEIAGGWTKDRLNRRVDELLELVGLPPGEYRKRFPRQLSGGQQQRVGLARALATDPAILLMDEPFGALDAITRERMQDELLRIQRDVRKTILFVSHDIQEAFKLGNMIAVLNEGQLMQLGTPVELLAHPANEFVRRLVGADSILRQLEYLPVTDALDNEPEAVSSAHWGDVPTSSSDATLLQAMLKLLETNAPALAVQDKDSDVPLGYITLASINREITRTQSNKTTLEETTI, from the coding sequence ATGGCAAAGATCGTGTTCCACGAGATCACCAAGCAGTTTAAGGGAACCAGTAAGCCTGCCGTCGATAAGGTAAGCTTTGAGGTGCCGGAAGGCAAAACGTGCATGCTGGTTGGCACTTCGGGATCAGGCAAAACGACGCTGTTGCGTATGGTCAACCGCCTGATTGAACCCACCGCGGGTGAAATTATCATCGATGGTAAAAACGTGCTGGAGGAAAATCCTATCGAGCTGCGGAGGCGCATCGGATATGTCATCCAGCAGGTTGGTCTATTTCCACACATGAACATCGCCGAGAATATTCGCGTGACCGCCGAAATCGCGGGCGGCTGGACGAAGGATCGCCTCAACAGGCGCGTCGACGAGTTGCTGGAACTGGTTGGACTGCCACCAGGTGAATATCGCAAACGTTTTCCGCGCCAGCTTTCAGGCGGCCAGCAGCAACGCGTTGGCCTGGCGCGAGCGTTGGCAACCGATCCCGCGATCCTGCTCATGGATGAACCGTTTGGGGCGCTCGATGCCATAACGCGCGAACGCATGCAGGATGAATTGTTGCGCATCCAGCGCGATGTGCGTAAAACCATTCTGTTCGTTTCGCATGATATTCAAGAGGCATTCAAACTGGGTAATATGATTGCTGTTCTTAATGAGGGCCAATTGATGCAGCTTGGCACACCTGTCGAGTTGCTTGCGCATCCCGCCAACGAGTTTGTACGCAGACTGGTAGGAGCGGATAGTATCCTGCGCCAGCTTGAGTATCTACCGGTTACAGATGCATTGGATAATGAACCAGAGGCCGTGTCTTCGGCGCATTGGGGTGACGTTCCGACAAGTTCTTCAGATGCCACGCTACTGCAAGCTATGTTGAAACTCCTCGAAACCAATGCCCCCGCCCTTGCCGTTCAAGACAAAGACTCAGACGTACCTCTCGGATACATTACCCTCGCCAGCATCAACCGGGAAATCACAAGGACGCAAAGTAACAAAACCACCCTGGAAGAGACAACGATATAG